The sequence AACTCCCCACTATTCCCTAGTTGTTGATGCCCCCGAAGAGTTGAAATCAATCGCGGAGCGAATAGGAAAAGGTCTTATAATAAAACTCAAGGAAATTGAGATTCCAGTATCGGCACTTACACTGTCCATCGATAATATAAACAGAAAAATCGACGTTGTTATAAAGGTTATGAGAGAGTTGGACCAATACGAAAAGGAAAAATTGAAAGAGTTAATCTCTGAGAAAACAAAAACATACATGAAGATTCTCCTTAAAGACTATCCCCCTAACGTTAATGTAAAGATACTTGACCCCAAGGATAGGGCCCTAGCAATTGTCATGGGAAGGATGGAGGACATGATACGAGAAGCTGAAGAGCTCGCAGGAATGAAAGAGATACAGATGCTTATGGATATCTTAGGTAAGTCTTCCTCGCCCTGATGTAGTCTAGCAACGGCTGAATCCTTTTCCACACTTCTTCCACGCTTCCATTTCCCTCAACCCTTACGTATATCCCCTTGTTGCGGTAGAATTTTATTATTGGCTCCATGTTCTTTGTGTAAATCCTATACCTCCTCTCGACAACTTCCGGTCGGTCATCTTCCCTCTGAATTAACTTCGAGCCGCAGACATCGCAGATTCCGGGCTTTTTGGGCGGGTTGTACTTGATGTGATACACCGCCCCGCAGTTCGGGCAGATTCTCCTACCGCTTATCCGCTTAATGCTCGCCTCAAGGTCTATAAAAATCTCCATCGCGAGGTCGAGCCTTATCCCGTGGTCGTAAAGATAGCTCTCCAAGGCCAGAACCTGCTCAGGGGTTCTCGGATAGCCGTCAAGGATGAAGTTCTCCCTCTGGCGTCTCAGTTTTGATATTATCAATGTATTGACTATCGTGTCTGGAATTAGCTCGCCCCTGCTCAGGTAAGCTTCCATCTCTTTTCCGATCGGTGTTTTCCTCTCTATTTCCCCCCTTATCAGGTCGCCGGAGGAGATATACGTCAGACCATAGCGCTCGACAATCCTGTGGGAGTGCGTTGACTTCCCGCTTCCAGGTGGGCCGAAAATTAGAATGTTCACCGCACACCACCAATAAGCATTTATGCACAGAAGTTGAATAAACTTTTGGTGGTGGCAATGAGGCTGAGCACCGGCTACGTTCGGGCGAGCGGCTACGCCCACAAGGTCAGACGCGTTCTTTTTGCCCTAGCGAGGAAGATGGTCGAGCCTAAGGAGATTATACGGGCCTCAGGAGAGCTCAACCAGAGAATTTTCGAGGAGTTCCAGAGACTCGGGGTCTCCAAGGAAGACGTCGTTAGGATTACCGTAGAGTTCGAGGTTAAAGACGGCACGATAGTCTGGGACTACGATAGCCTGAAAATTGAAGTCTACAGGAAAAGCGAGGAGGAAAAACTTGCAAAAGCCATGGAGGAAGTTGAGGAACGCGAGAAAGAACTTGAGGAGAAGATTAAAGCCCTTGAAGAGGTTGCCCTGAACATTAAAAAGCTCAGCGATGAGCTGATTGAGAGGATAGAAGAGCTCAAGCAGGAGCACACCTCGCTAAAGCTCAGGGAGGAGGAGTGAGGGAATCCAGAAAGATGTTGACGTACGCAACGACGTGCGAGGCCAAATAACTCCTTTTTCCAACGCTTACTTTTTCCGCGATTCCCTCAAGAAAAGCCTCGTCCTCTCTACCGAGTCCCTCATGGTCGCCAAGGACGAAGGCAACGTTCTTCCTAAAGGGAACTCTCTCTATCGGTTTTCCCTCCTCGTGAAGGTAATAGAGGGCCGAGTTTTTGAGCGTTAGTCGAACAACGTCCTCAAAAGTCCGATTGCTCACGTACAGACCGGGATAAACTTCAAGCTCTTTACCCGGTTCTCTAAGGCTTTCACCAACTTTAAGGGCCTTCATTATGAGCTTCGCCGTGCTCCTCTCATCCGGGTTCAAGCGGACCTTGAGCTCGGGCCCCTCGAAGCGTATTGCCTTTGGAGGGTTTGGCGGGCCGTAAAGGAGAAGCCAGACGCGCACGTTCTTTCTGAAGCCGTGGGAGAGAAGAAAAGCCGAGTTGAGAAACCTGCAGAGGACGTCTATCCTCCCGCTCGTACCGGGCAAATCGCTAAGCTTGAAGTCTGGCTTTGTCCGGGCCCTGTTTGCCTTTATTATGAAGGTTCTCACCTCAGCCCCTCCCGTGTCTCTCGTACCATCCCCACTCCTTTTTCGGGCCGAATGCTCTCACGCCCTTTTTGGTGAGGGTTACCCTCAGCTCCTTCGCAATCTCGGGGGTTATCTCTCCCCTTGCCTCCATCCAGTTTATTATCTCAAGGGCCTCCTCATCGGTCTCGCATCTACGAAGGAAGTCTATGACAGTTGGCTCGTAACCTGAAAAGTTTCTGGGCTCGGCCTCCCTCTCGCCTTCCTCCTCGTCCATTCTGAAGGCATCTATGGGTATTCCTTCGCCTTCCAGCTCTCTCGCCAAAGCTGGAAAGCGTCTCTCAAACTCCTCTCTGTCGTACTCCTGCCATGCAAAATCATCAACGGGTTTCTTCTTCCTGCCGTCCATATCCACACCGATTGTCGTTGGCAGGTGAGCTTATAAACTCAACCCCCAATGGGAAAACATGAAGGGCTCGTATTTTCTAGTCATAAAGCTCGACGAAGAAAAAACCATCAGGACAAAAGGGAAAACCTTTGAGCTTTTGCCGGGCTACTACGTTTACGTGGGTTCTGCCATGAACTCACTCGAAAAGAGGGTCAGAAGGCACTTCTCGAGAGAAAAGAAATTGCACTGGCACATCGACTACCTTTTAAAGGAGGCCAGGCTTTTGAGGGCTTACCTGATTCCAAGCGAGGAAAGGCTTGAGGAAACGCTCTCCATCGAGGTCTCGAAGCACGGAAAACCCGTCCCTGGCTTCGGTGCCGGCGACGTTAAGGTCGCCACAAACCTCTATCACTTCGATGAAGAGCCAGACGGGGTCCTCATTGATATCCTCAAAAACCTCGGCCTGAGCTGGAAAACCGTTAAAAGTGTGAGAGAAATGTAGTTAGGGGGTGTAAGAATGCTCAAGATGGGAAGGGTCGAACGCTACATCCATGACAGGCTCAGAGAAGGAAAACTTCACTTCGTTCTGCTGGATCCCGACGATGTTTCACCTGAGACAGCTGGAAAGATAGCCGGAATGAGCGAGGAAATAGGGGTTGATGCTATTATGGTCGGTGGTTCCATCGGAGCAGAGGGAGAAGTTCTTGACGATGTTGTTAAGGCAATAAAAGAGAACTCAACCCTTCCGGTAATACTCTTCCCGGGTTCCCACGGGGGGATAAGCAGGTATGCAGATGCTATATTTTTCATGAGCCTCCTCAACTCAAGAAACCCCTTCTTCATAACCGGTGCCCAGGCTTTGGGCGCTTTCCAGGTGAAGCGGTATGGAATAGAGCCCATTCCAATGGCGTACCTCATAATCGAGCCCGGGGAAACCGTCGGCTGGGTCGGAGATGCCAAGCCAATCCCGAGACACAAACCGAAGATAGCGGCCGCTTACGCTCTTGCCGGCCAGTATATGGGAATGAGGCTCGTTTACCTTGAGGCCGGAAGTGGGGCAGAAAAGCCCGTCCCACCCGAGATGATTTCCCTTGTGAAAAAGGTCATAGACGTGCCCCTCATAGTTGGCGGGGGCATAAGGACTGGGGAGCAGGCGAGAAGAGCCGTTGAGGCCGGTGCCGATATAGTCGTTACGGGAACGGCCATAGAAAAGGCTGGCTCCCTTGGAAAGGCTCAGAAAAAGCTTAAAGAGCTCAACAGGGGAATCAAAGGTTAGTTTTTAGCTTCCGTGGTTGAACCACAACTTTTTTATAAGTTTTTGGTCAGCTAAATCGTCAGTATCCCAGAGAAGCCAGAAATGGGAGGGTGACTGCAGTGGGAGGTGGAGACGATGACGGTGGTAAAGAGTGCAATAGGAACCTCAAGAACGCTCAGGGGCAAGCTCAGGGACGCGTTTCTACTCTCGTTTCCGGCCCTGTTCTTGTGCCTGATATTTGACTTTGTGGGCGGTGCTGTTCTCGGTAAGAACTGGGATACCATAATGAGCTACTTCCCGATTCTCGTCTTCATAATGCCCGGCCTTATGGATTTGCGCGGAAACATCTTCTCTGCTCTGGCATCCCGTTTCACAACAAAGCTGAATCTTGGCCTTATTGAGAGCGTCAGGGACCCGGAGGTAACGACGCAGATAGTTATGGCGATTCTGAGTAGCAAGATACCCCTGATAGTGCTCTGGGTAGTCGGCCTGTTCCTTGTCCATAACATCGTTCAGGACGTTATAGTTTTGCTTATGGTAATTGCCTCTGCAATCTTCATTGGTGTCATTCTCGGCTATGGGACGGCCCTCATTACAATAATCCCTTTC is a genomic window of Thermococcus sp. containing:
- a CDS encoding DUF123 domain-containing protein, coding for MKGSYFLVIKLDEEKTIRTKGKTFELLPGYYVYVGSAMNSLEKRVRRHFSREKKLHWHIDYLLKEARLLRAYLIPSEERLEETLSIEVSKHGKPVPGFGAGDVKVATNLYHFDEEPDGVLIDILKNLGLSWKTVKSVREM
- the trmY gene encoding tRNA (pseudouridine(54)-N(1))-methyltransferase TrmY; the protein is MRTFIIKANRARTKPDFKLSDLPGTSGRIDVLCRFLNSAFLLSHGFRKNVRVWLLLYGPPNPPKAIRFEGPELKVRLNPDERSTAKLIMKALKVGESLREPGKELEVYPGLYVSNRTFEDVVRLTLKNSALYYLHEEGKPIERVPFRKNVAFVLGDHEGLGREDEAFLEGIAEKVSVGKRSYLASHVVAYVNIFLDSLTPPP
- a CDS encoding single- stranded DNA-binding family protein, with the translated sequence MRLSTGYVRASGYAHKVRRVLFALARKMVEPKEIIRASGELNQRIFEEFQRLGVSKEDVVRITVEFEVKDGTIVWDYDSLKIEVYRKSEEEKLAKAMEEVEEREKELEEKIKALEEVALNIKKLSDELIERIEELKQEHTSLKLREEE
- a CDS encoding adenylate kinase, which codes for MNILIFGPPGSGKSTHSHRIVERYGLTYISSGDLIRGEIERKTPIGKEMEAYLSRGELIPDTIVNTLIISKLRRQRENFILDGYPRTPEQVLALESYLYDHGIRLDLAMEIFIDLEASIKRISGRRICPNCGAVYHIKYNPPKKPGICDVCGSKLIQREDDRPEVVERRYRIYTKNMEPIIKFYRNKGIYVRVEGNGSVEEVWKRIQPLLDYIRARKTYLRYP
- a CDS encoding DUF2095 family protein, which gives rise to MDGRKKKPVDDFAWQEYDREEFERRFPALARELEGEGIPIDAFRMDEEEGEREAEPRNFSGYEPTVIDFLRRCETDEEALEIINWMEARGEITPEIAKELRVTLTKKGVRAFGPKKEWGWYERHGRG
- a CDS encoding geranylgeranylglyceryl/heptaprenylglyceryl phosphate synthase — encoded protein: MLKMGRVERYIHDRLREGKLHFVLLDPDDVSPETAGKIAGMSEEIGVDAIMVGGSIGAEGEVLDDVVKAIKENSTLPVILFPGSHGGISRYADAIFFMSLLNSRNPFFITGAQALGAFQVKRYGIEPIPMAYLIIEPGETVGWVGDAKPIPRHKPKIAAAYALAGQYMGMRLVYLEAGSGAEKPVPPEMISLVKKVIDVPLIVGGGIRTGEQARRAVEAGADIVVTGTAIEKAGSLGKAQKKLKELNRGIKG